From Xylanibacter oryzae DSM 17970, a single genomic window includes:
- a CDS encoding M3 family metallopeptidase, whose protein sequence is MSENNIEKNKRINPFFEQYNTPYDTVPFDRIHISDFEEAFMEGIRRDDEEIKKITDDPEKPTFDNTIIRVGDEKDGDNYNDLLGRASTVFFNLLSAETNDEMDQLAQKMSPILTKHANDVRLNDKLFERIKYVHQHHRKLTSEEKMLLDNCYDGFVRSGALLDEYEKNKLRQITEEASKLSLQFSQNLLKENKDYTLHITDEAQLDGLPDTAKAAAAQTAKERNEQGWIFTLDFPSYSPFMTYSTNRQLRKDMYMARNTECTHDNENNNLEICKRLVNLRREIAQLLGYNTYADYVLRHRMASNVDNVYKLLNDLIDAYKPTAIEEVEAIEKLAKKTEGKDFKLEPWDFSFYSHKLQLAKYNLDSEMLRPYFEISKVINGVFGLAHKLYGITFKENKNIPVYHPDVKAYDVFDKDGSYLAVFYADFYPRKGKQGGAWMTEYQGQWINRKGQNIRPHVSVVMNLTKPTDEKPALLTLGEVVTFLHEFGHSLHGMFANTRFESLSGTNVWWDFVELPSQFMENFAIEKDFLRTFAFHYQTGEPLPDELIERIIKSRNFMAAYSCLRQVSFGLLDMAYYTKRDAFITDIIEFEKKAWQKAMVTPQLPDTCMTVQFSHIMAGGYSAGYYSYKWAEVLEADAFSVFKKNGIFDRKTAQSWRDNVLSKGGTEHPMTLYKRFRGSEPTIDALLKRDGIKRTKK, encoded by the coding sequence ATGAGTGAGAATAACATAGAGAAGAATAAGCGTATTAACCCTTTTTTTGAACAATATAACACGCCTTACGACACAGTGCCGTTTGACCGTATACATATATCAGATTTCGAAGAAGCTTTTATGGAAGGTATACGTCGGGATGACGAAGAAATAAAAAAGATAACAGACGATCCTGAAAAACCAACTTTCGACAATACCATAATACGGGTAGGCGACGAGAAGGACGGTGATAATTATAATGACCTGCTAGGTAGGGCATCTACTGTATTTTTTAATCTGTTAAGTGCTGAGACAAACGACGAAATGGACCAATTGGCCCAGAAGATGAGTCCAATATTGACAAAGCATGCTAACGATGTTCGACTTAACGATAAATTATTTGAGCGAATAAAATATGTGCATCAGCATCATCGCAAACTTACCTCTGAAGAGAAAATGCTTCTAGACAACTGCTACGATGGTTTTGTACGCAGTGGCGCTTTGCTTGATGAATATGAAAAGAATAAACTGCGTCAGATTACAGAAGAAGCGAGCAAACTGTCATTACAGTTCTCGCAGAACCTGCTAAAGGAGAATAAAGACTACACGCTGCATATCACAGACGAGGCTCAACTAGACGGTCTTCCTGATACGGCGAAAGCAGCAGCAGCGCAGACTGCAAAAGAAAGAAATGAACAAGGGTGGATATTCACCCTTGATTTTCCAAGTTACAGTCCGTTCATGACATATTCTACTAATCGTCAGCTACGTAAAGATATGTACATGGCGCGTAATACAGAATGTACTCATGATAACGAAAATAACAATCTTGAGATATGCAAGAGGCTTGTCAACCTGCGCCGTGAAATAGCTCAGCTGCTTGGATACAATACATACGCCGACTATGTACTCAGACATCGCATGGCCAGCAATGTGGATAATGTATACAAACTGCTGAATGATCTGATAGACGCATACAAGCCAACAGCCATAGAGGAAGTTGAAGCAATTGAAAAGCTAGCAAAAAAGACAGAAGGGAAAGACTTCAAACTTGAGCCATGGGATTTCAGCTTCTACTCTCACAAACTACAACTGGCCAAATACAATCTGGATTCAGAAATGCTCAGGCCGTATTTTGAGATATCCAAGGTCATAAATGGTGTATTCGGACTAGCTCACAAACTTTATGGAATAACATTCAAAGAAAACAAAAACATCCCTGTATACCATCCCGATGTTAAAGCCTATGATGTCTTCGATAAAGATGGCTCATATCTGGCAGTATTCTATGCCGATTTCTATCCACGTAAAGGCAAACAAGGCGGAGCATGGATGACAGAGTATCAAGGACAATGGATAAACAGAAAAGGACAAAATATACGTCCACACGTCAGTGTGGTAATGAATCTAACAAAACCAACAGATGAGAAACCGGCCCTGCTTACACTAGGAGAAGTAGTGACATTCCTTCATGAGTTCGGTCATTCACTGCACGGTATGTTTGCGAATACGCGTTTTGAAAGCCTTTCGGGCACAAATGTATGGTGGGACTTTGTAGAATTGCCATCACAATTTATGGAAAATTTTGCTATCGAAAAAGATTTTCTACGTACCTTTGCGTTCCATTATCAAACAGGCGAACCCTTACCAGATGAACTCATAGAGCGAATCATAAAGAGCCGTAATTTTATGGCTGCTTATTCTTGTCTGAGACAAGTAAGTTTCGGTTTGCTGGATATGGCATATTATACAAAAAGAGATGCATTCATAACCGACATCATAGAGTTCGAGAAGAAAGCATGGCAGAAAGCTATGGTCACACCTCAATTGCCAGATACCTGCATGACGGTACAGTTCAGTCATATTATGGCTGGTGGATACTCCGCCGGCTACTACAGTTACAAATGGGCAGAAGTGCTTGAAGCTGATGCCTTCAGCGTATTCAAGAAAAATGGCATATTTGATCGGAAAACAGCACAGAGTTGGAGAGACAACGTATTGTCAAAGGGAGGCACTGAGCATCCAATGACACTATACAAACGCTTCAGAGGCAGCGAACCAACCATTGACGCACTTTTGAAAAGAGACGGCATTAAAAGGACTAAAAAATAA
- a CDS encoding Crp/Fnr family transcriptional regulator, whose product MSRDDLSNIIEHTRFGFVKYEKDKIIIKEGQQCNRLYFLTDGIISIKNCSDNNSYSVEEDIHAPYIFDMEYLFGLTQKFPSTYKAITTCNLIVIDKEEILKLSDEFFIFKINMFNLLSTQSQKLIGKPWRKHPNSTRATIIRFIKDHCIYPAGKKMFNINMQTLANQINDGRLNVSRELNKMKEEKLILLHRGGFEIPALEHLLM is encoded by the coding sequence ATGAGCAGAGACGACCTCAGTAATATAATTGAGCATACCAGATTCGGATTCGTAAAATACGAAAAAGATAAGATAATTATAAAAGAGGGGCAACAATGCAACCGCCTGTATTTTCTTACAGACGGAATAATAAGCATTAAAAACTGTTCAGATAACAACAGTTACAGCGTAGAGGAGGATATCCATGCACCATATATTTTCGATATGGAATACCTGTTTGGATTGACTCAAAAATTTCCTAGCACATACAAGGCAATAACCACTTGTAATCTTATAGTAATTGACAAAGAAGAAATCTTGAAATTATCAGACGAATTCTTTATCTTTAAGATAAACATGTTTAACCTGTTGTCAACCCAATCACAGAAACTTATCGGTAAACCATGGCGAAAGCATCCTAATAGTACTAGAGCAACGATAATAAGGTTCATAAAAGACCATTGCATATATCCTGCAGGTAAGAAGATGTTCAACATAAATATGCAGACATTGGCTAATCAAATAAATGACGGACGGCTTAATGTATCAAGAGAATTAAACAAGATGAAAGAAGAAAAATTGATATTACTGCATAGAGGAGGTTTTGAAATTCCGGCATTAGAGCATCTATTGATGTAA
- a CDS encoding FAD:protein FMN transferase, translating into MDTKKKTNKKLLWQMPFLLLLIIGTVLVVRHQHDAPYQHDTGFIFGTVYNITYQSDADLNGGIVSELKKVDSSLSPFNKSSIITAINNNKDVKVNDKFAYVFNLAEHVSKETDGAFDITVAPLVNEWGFGFKKGTEPNKHLIDSLRSIIGYRKVSLVNGKVKKKDNRIMLDCSGIAKGYGSDVVARFLRKKGIKNFMIEIGGEIVTSGIDEKRTPWKIGVTEPTDDSLNTNNQLQTVLNITDMAMATSGNYRNFYYKNGKKFAHTIDPKTGYPVQHNILSSTVIAKNCATADAYATAFMVLGLDKSKEVLKKHPELMVYFIYSDHHSKNSIWFSPSLKDKIQR; encoded by the coding sequence ATGGATACAAAGAAGAAGACTAATAAAAAGTTATTATGGCAGATGCCTTTTCTGCTGCTTCTGATTATCGGTACTGTACTTGTAGTACGCCATCAGCATGATGCACCATATCAACATGATACCGGCTTTATATTCGGTACTGTGTACAACATCACTTATCAGAGCGACGCAGACCTGAACGGAGGAATAGTATCTGAATTGAAGAAAGTGGATTCTTCTTTATCTCCTTTTAACAAGTCGTCTATTATCACAGCTATCAACAATAATAAAGATGTCAAGGTCAATGATAAATTTGCTTATGTATTCAATCTTGCAGAACATGTATCAAAAGAGACAGATGGCGCATTTGACATTACTGTTGCCCCACTAGTCAACGAATGGGGATTTGGGTTTAAGAAGGGCACAGAACCCAACAAACATCTTATAGACAGCCTGCGTTCAATAATAGGTTATCGGAAAGTATCTCTTGTTAATGGCAAGGTGAAGAAAAAGGATAACAGAATTATGCTCGACTGCAGTGGAATAGCAAAGGGCTATGGCAGTGACGTCGTAGCACGATTTCTAAGAAAGAAGGGAATAAAGAATTTCATGATAGAGATTGGTGGCGAAATAGTTACCAGCGGTATAGATGAGAAACGTACCCCATGGAAAATAGGCGTCACTGAACCTACGGATGATTCTCTCAATACAAATAACCAACTGCAGACTGTACTTAATATTACAGATATGGCTATGGCTACTAGCGGTAACTATAGGAACTTTTACTATAAGAACGGTAAGAAATTCGCTCATACGATAGATCCGAAGACAGGCTATCCTGTGCAGCATAACATACTGTCATCTACTGTCATAGCAAAAAACTGTGCTACTGCCGATGCTTATGCGACTGCATTCATGGTATTGGGATTAGATAAGTCGAAGGAAGTCTTGAAAAAGCACCCGGAACTTATGGTATACTTCATCTATTCAGATCACCACAGCAAGAACTCAATATGGTTTTCACCATCGTTAAAAGATAAGATTCAAAGATAG
- a CDS encoding DUF6048 family protein codes for MMHLKNSSTYISKAITSILLLLLCTTVSAQYKYRKKTVVVEKDTIPLFRGIAISTDLVGPIMLSASDYGQYECALKVNLKDKYFPTVELGYGKANHNDGTNINYKTQAPYFRIGCDFNILKNKHAPNRMFVGLRYAYTSYKYDVSKADFKDPAWGWNVNYNISNVSCSYHWIEAVIGVDSKIVGPLHLGWTVRYRHRIACNEGDYGNSWYVPGFGISNNIRLGGTFNVIIDI; via the coding sequence ATGATGCATCTAAAGAACAGTTCCACATATATCTCAAAAGCGATAACTAGCATTCTGCTGTTATTGCTATGTACCACGGTATCTGCGCAATACAAATACAGGAAGAAGACCGTTGTAGTAGAAAAAGACACTATACCTCTTTTTAGAGGCATTGCCATATCAACCGATTTGGTTGGCCCGATAATGCTCTCGGCGAGCGACTACGGTCAGTATGAATGTGCACTTAAGGTAAACCTTAAGGACAAATACTTTCCAACAGTGGAACTGGGATATGGAAAGGCCAATCATAACGATGGTACGAATATCAACTACAAGACTCAGGCTCCCTACTTCCGTATAGGATGTGACTTTAACATCCTAAAGAACAAGCATGCACCCAACCGGATGTTTGTAGGACTCAGGTATGCCTACACATCATACAAATATGATGTAAGTAAAGCTGATTTTAAAGATCCTGCATGGGGATGGAATGTAAATTACAATATATCAAACGTCAGTTGCAGTTATCATTGGATTGAAGCTGTTATTGGTGTGGATTCCAAAATAGTTGGTCCATTGCACTTGGGCTGGACTGTAAGATATAGACATCGTATAGCCTGTAACGAAGGCGATTATGGTAATTCGTGGTATGTGCCGGGGTTTGGAATTTCAAACAATATACGACTAGGTGGAACGTTTAATGTAATAATAGATATATAA
- a CDS encoding DUF6452 family protein produces MQKIIGAIAIALLVCACSSIDCPIQNTVYTTYKIYNKVEKVDTLRDTLTVYSKRVEGTDSVFINKDIKVTNFSLPISYMADADTLVFEFKNANSIILKDTVTVSKTNTPHFESVDCSPSYFHNLTGVKYTKNKIDSIVIKNTTVSYDASKEQFHIYLKSDN; encoded by the coding sequence ATGCAAAAAATAATAGGTGCTATTGCAATTGCTTTATTGGTATGCGCTTGCTCGTCTATCGACTGTCCTATACAGAACACTGTATACACTACCTATAAGATATACAACAAGGTGGAGAAAGTGGATACACTTAGAGACACGCTGACTGTATACTCTAAAAGGGTAGAGGGCACTGATTCTGTCTTTATCAACAAAGATATTAAGGTTACTAATTTCAGTCTTCCTATCAGTTATATGGCAGATGCAGATACACTGGTGTTTGAATTTAAGAACGCGAACTCCATTATTTTAAAAGATACAGTAACTGTATCGAAAACCAACACACCGCATTTTGAATCGGTAGACTGCAGTCCATCTTATTTTCATAATCTGACCGGTGTAAAGTATACCAAAAACAAAATAGACTCTATTGTTATTAAGAATACGACTGTAAGTTATGATGCATCTAAAGAACAGTTCCACATATATCTCAAAAGCGATAACTAG
- a CDS encoding glycosyltransferase family 2 protein, with translation MDISVIVPLYNEEESLPELYAWIERVMKANNFTFEVIFINDGSTDRSWEIIEELSKKSENVRGIKFRRNYGKSPALFCGFKQADGDVVITMDADLQDSPDEIPGLYKMIKTDGYDLVSGYKQKRYDPPSKTIPTKLFNSTARKISGIKNLHDFNCGLKAYRKAVVKNIEVYGEMHRYIPYLAKNAGFNKIGEKVVQHQPRKYGKSKFGLNRFFNGYLDLITLWFLSGFGRKPMHVFGFMGSIMFFIGFVAAFVIGADKLVSLAQGIPMRLITNTPYFYIALTMMIIGTQLFVAGFLGDLISRTSSNRNDYQIEEEIRCKK, from the coding sequence ATGGATATTTCAGTCATAGTGCCTCTATATAACGAGGAAGAATCGCTCCCGGAACTTTATGCCTGGATTGAGCGTGTGATGAAAGCTAATAATTTTACTTTTGAGGTTATTTTTATAAACGATGGTTCTACAGATCGCTCTTGGGAGATTATCGAAGAACTTAGCAAGAAGAGTGAGAATGTAAGGGGTATCAAGTTTCGCCGCAATTACGGCAAAAGTCCGGCTCTCTTCTGTGGTTTCAAACAGGCTGATGGAGATGTAGTAATCACTATGGATGCCGACCTGCAGGATTCGCCTGATGAGATACCCGGATTATACAAGATGATCAAGACAGACGGATATGATTTGGTTTCAGGTTACAAGCAGAAACGCTATGATCCGCCATCAAAGACTATACCTACAAAGCTATTCAATTCTACGGCGCGCAAAATTAGCGGAATAAAGAATCTGCATGATTTCAACTGTGGACTTAAGGCTTATCGCAAAGCTGTTGTTAAGAATATAGAGGTGTATGGCGAAATGCATAGATACATACCTTATCTTGCTAAGAATGCGGGATTTAATAAAATAGGAGAAAAGGTGGTACAGCACCAACCTCGTAAATACGGAAAATCGAAATTCGGACTAAACAGATTCTTTAATGGATATCTGGACCTTATAACATTATGGTTCCTGAGCGGATTCGGCCGCAAGCCAATGCATGTCTTTGGTTTTATGGGTTCAATCATGTTCTTTATCGGTTTTGTGGCAGCTTTCGTAATAGGTGCCGACAAACTTGTATCTCTTGCTCAGGGTATCCCGATGCGACTGATTACAAATACACCATACTTCTATATAGCTCTAACTATGATGATAATCGGAACTCAACTATTCGTAGCTGGATTTCTTGGAGACCTGATAAGTCGTACGTCTTCAAACCGGAATGATTATCAGATTGAGGAGGAAATAAGATGCAAAAAATAA
- a CDS encoding DUF4199 domain-containing protein, translating to MINPNEFVQLKAFARQDGTFLGLMWIASFACYVGEFHYSPLGMLAMILAVISPFFLVMCLKKFRDNVRGGEISFRRAFWYCLFCFFYASLLFALSQYVYFAFIDNGFLVQQYNTMMSTPEAKQLMNLYKVANEMEDGISAFARLTAIEKALNFLTMNITIGIVLSFPIAAIMKSKVKLNNNQE from the coding sequence ATGATAAATCCAAACGAATTTGTACAATTAAAAGCTTTTGCCCGCCAAGACGGCACGTTCTTAGGACTGATGTGGATAGCAAGTTTTGCCTGTTATGTAGGAGAATTTCATTATAGTCCTTTAGGTATGTTAGCAATGATACTTGCTGTAATCTCGCCCTTTTTCCTTGTCATGTGTCTCAAAAAGTTCCGCGACAATGTAAGAGGTGGTGAAATATCTTTTAGAAGAGCATTTTGGTATTGCCTATTTTGTTTCTTTTATGCATCTCTTCTGTTTGCCCTTTCTCAATATGTATACTTTGCATTTATAGACAATGGTTTTCTGGTACAGCAATATAACACAATGATGTCTACGCCTGAAGCCAAACAGTTGATGAACTTATATAAGGTGGCTAACGAGATGGAAGATGGGATAAGTGCTTTTGCAAGACTTACAGCCATAGAGAAAGCTTTAAACTTTCTGACGATGAACATAACAATCGGTATTGTTCTCAGTTTCCCTATCGCCGCTATTATGAAATCTAAAGTTAAACTCAATAATAATCAAGAATAA
- a CDS encoding HIT family protein, which yields MKSDPKQCLYCQSNETLHNLMIEIAQLSVSRVFIFKEQTYHGRCLVAYKDHVDDLNLLNDADRNAFMADVAKVTRAMQKVFNPDKINYGAYADTLEHLHFHLIPKYKGGPDFGGVFQMNPQKVYLSDKEYEEMADSLKKELK from the coding sequence ATGAAAAGTGATCCTAAACAATGTCTTTATTGTCAGAGCAATGAGACACTACACAATCTTATGATTGAAATTGCGCAGTTGAGCGTATCTCGTGTGTTTATTTTCAAAGAGCAGACTTATCATGGTCGTTGCCTTGTAGCATACAAGGATCATGTAGACGACCTCAATCTGCTAAATGATGCCGACCGTAATGCTTTTATGGCTGATGTGGCTAAGGTTACACGTGCCATGCAGAAGGTATTCAATCCGGATAAAATCAATTATGGTGCTTATGCCGATACTCTTGAGCATTTGCATTTTCATCTGATACCTAAATATAAAGGAGGACCTGATTTTGGAGGAGTGTTCCAGATGAACCCTCAGAAGGTTTATCTATCTGATAAAGAATATGAAGAGATGGCTGATAGCCTTAAGAAAGAATTAAAATAA
- a CDS encoding endonuclease MutS2, producing MIYPKNFENKIGFDEIRGLLKERCLSSLGKEMVDNIAISADADEINEWMEQLREFRRLQEEADDFPLQYFFDVRASISRLRLEGTHLEENELFDLRRSLDTICNIVNYLNRSDDSDGEEERSYPYPALHRLTEDVFTFPQLVQRIDQILDKFGKIKDSASPELSNIRRDLAKTEGGISRTLYNILRSAQSEGLVDKDVTPTLRDGRLVIPVAPGLKRKIRGIVHDESASGKTVFIEPAEVVEANNRIRELESDERREIIRILTEFAKLVRPYVPQILLSYKFLATIDLIRAKAEFARITKAFEPKVESYPYIDWIRAVHPLLQLSLEKQGKKVVPLDIMLTGEKRILIISGPNAGGKSVCLKTVGLVQYMLQCGMSIPIGERSKTGVFKNIMIDIGDEQSIENDLSTYSSHLMNMKNMMKQADGKSLLLIDEFGTGTEPQIGGAIAESVLKQFCKKEAYGVITTHYQNLKHFADSHDGVINGAMLYDRQEMQALFQLQIGNPGSSFAIEIARKTGIPDEVIKDASEIVGSDYIQSDKYLQDIVRDKRYWENKRQTIHQREKAMEQTIAKYENDIIELERSRKEILKAAKAKAEELMAESNKKIENAIREIKESQAEKEETKKIREELKTFKAEIDEIDTTVNDEKIANKIKQIQERKQRHEKRKKNKAEKSLKSENSVIPTVSKPKESLPLHIGDTVRIKGLTSVGKVESIEGKTASVIFGDMRTKMRTDRLEHADAPVKEEPKVYTSIGRQTREAIDERKLNFKQDLDLRGMRGEEAINAVTYFIDDAILVGMSRVRILHGKGNGILRQLIREYIATIPNVTSFRDEHVQFGGSGITVVDL from the coding sequence ATGATTTACCCAAAGAACTTTGAAAATAAGATAGGCTTTGACGAGATAAGGGGACTGTTGAAGGAGCGATGCCTTAGCAGTCTCGGTAAAGAAATGGTCGATAATATAGCCATTTCTGCTGATGCTGACGAGATAAACGAATGGATGGAACAGTTGAGAGAGTTCCGCAGACTACAAGAGGAGGCGGATGATTTTCCACTGCAATATTTCTTTGATGTGCGTGCTTCTATATCAAGACTGAGACTGGAAGGTACTCATCTGGAAGAGAATGAACTGTTTGACTTGCGCCGCTCGCTTGATACTATCTGTAATATCGTGAACTATCTGAACCGCTCTGATGATAGTGATGGGGAAGAGGAACGTTCATACCCTTACCCGGCGTTACACAGATTGACTGAAGATGTGTTTACTTTCCCGCAACTGGTGCAACGCATAGATCAGATACTGGATAAGTTTGGCAAAATAAAGGATAGTGCATCGCCCGAACTTTCTAATATTCGTCGTGATTTGGCAAAGACAGAAGGTGGCATATCGCGTACCTTATATAATATACTGCGGTCTGCTCAGAGTGAAGGACTGGTGGATAAGGATGTAACGCCGACCCTGCGCGACGGCAGACTGGTGATTCCGGTAGCTCCGGGACTGAAAAGAAAGATAAGGGGTATTGTACACGATGAGTCGGCTTCGGGCAAGACGGTGTTTATAGAACCTGCCGAGGTGGTAGAAGCTAACAATAGAATTCGTGAACTGGAAAGTGACGAACGACGTGAGATTATACGTATACTTACTGAATTCGCAAAACTGGTAAGACCATATGTACCGCAGATTCTTTTGTCATATAAGTTTTTGGCTACCATCGACTTAATAAGAGCAAAGGCTGAATTTGCAAGGATTACGAAGGCTTTTGAACCTAAGGTGGAGAGCTATCCGTATATCGACTGGATAAGGGCTGTACATCCGCTACTGCAACTGTCGCTTGAAAAGCAGGGCAAGAAGGTTGTTCCACTGGATATAATGTTGACCGGCGAGAAAAGAATTCTAATAATATCCGGACCAAACGCGGGCGGTAAATCGGTATGTCTGAAGACAGTAGGACTGGTACAGTATATGTTGCAGTGCGGTATGTCAATACCAATCGGAGAGCGTTCGAAGACCGGCGTATTCAAGAATATAATGATTGACATCGGCGATGAACAGAGCATTGAGAATGACTTGAGTACTTATTCAAGTCATCTGATGAACATGAAGAATATGATGAAGCAGGCTGATGGGAAGAGTCTTCTGCTGATAGACGAGTTCGGAACAGGAACGGAGCCTCAGATAGGCGGTGCAATAGCCGAATCGGTACTGAAGCAATTTTGCAAGAAAGAGGCTTATGGGGTAATTACCACTCACTATCAGAACTTAAAGCACTTCGCTGATAGTCATGACGGCGTTATCAATGGCGCTATGCTATACGACAGGCAGGAGATGCAGGCACTGTTCCAGTTGCAGATAGGAAATCCGGGCAGCTCGTTTGCCATAGAGATAGCACGAAAGACAGGTATACCCGACGAGGTGATAAAAGACGCAAGCGAAATTGTAGGCAGCGATTATATCCAGAGTGACAAATATCTGCAGGATATTGTTCGTGACAAGCGTTATTGGGAGAACAAACGACAGACTATACATCAGCGTGAAAAGGCTATGGAACAGACTATCGCGAAGTATGAGAATGATATAATAGAACTGGAACGTAGTCGTAAGGAAATATTGAAGGCGGCTAAGGCTAAGGCGGAAGAGCTAATGGCTGAAAGCAACAAGAAAATAGAGAATGCGATACGCGAGATAAAGGAGAGTCAGGCTGAGAAGGAAGAGACTAAGAAAATCAGAGAAGAGTTGAAGACCTTCAAAGCTGAAATAGACGAAATAGACACGACAGTCAACGATGAGAAGATCGCAAATAAAATCAAGCAGATACAGGAACGCAAACAACGCCACGAAAAGAGGAAAAAAAATAAGGCAGAGAAATCGCTTAAATCAGAAAATTCGGTAATCCCGACAGTAAGCAAACCAAAAGAGAGTTTGCCGTTGCATATCGGAGATACAGTAAGAATTAAAGGTTTGACGTCTGTGGGCAAGGTGGAAAGCATTGAAGGAAAAACAGCATCTGTAATTTTTGGAGACATGCGCACCAAAATGCGAACAGACAGACTTGAACATGCAGATGCGCCTGTGAAAGAAGAGCCAAAAGTTTACACTTCTATTGGAAGACAAACCCGTGAGGCTATAGATGAAAGAAAACTGAATTTCAAACAAGACCTTGACTTGCGTGGCATGCGTGGCGAAGAAGCAATAAATGCAGTAACGTATTTTATAGATGATGCCATACTGGTAGGAATGAGCAGAGTGCGCATACTGCACGGTAAGGGTAATGGAATACTAAGACAACTGATACGTGAATATATTGCTACAATCCCCAATGTCACTTCTTTCAGAGACGAACATGTGCAATTCGGTGGCAGTGGAATAACGGTGGTGGATCTGTAA
- a CDS encoding 1-acyl-sn-glycerol-3-phosphate acyltransferase codes for MSKFDSIRPYRDEEIHDAMQRIANSEFFPLIASYTYPAKSLEDVKNIIRGCNTIKEFQFEVMRYVAEQVMKRSITDFTYRGLEHLDPSKHYLFVSNHRDIMLDSCLLQYVLYINDYETTEITFGANLMCNPLVVDIGKSNKMFRVERGGNIKDFYKSSKLLSEYIRHVITEKHQSVWIAQRNGRTKDGNDITEQGIIKMFCLSCMKDKIKALSDLNIVPVAISYEWEPCDILKAIELYESSFTKYIKKPGEDINSILTGIVQRKGRVSIEICEPLSDAVLRQFADCTNSDYHRKVAAIIDSSIHSTYKLMPNNYIAHDIRYGQQKYKHLYTAAEKASFVRRLDKLNIYDGCDVEALKDIFLGIYANPIENCDK; via the coding sequence ATGAGCAAGTTTGACAGCATACGTCCTTATCGCGACGAAGAAATCCACGATGCGATGCAGAGGATAGCCAACAGCGAATTTTTTCCGCTGATAGCCTCATATACATATCCTGCCAAGAGTCTGGAGGATGTCAAAAATATCATAAGGGGATGCAATACTATAAAAGAATTCCAGTTTGAGGTGATGCGTTATGTAGCCGAACAGGTTATGAAGCGTAGCATTACAGATTTCACATATCGAGGTTTGGAGCATCTAGATCCGTCAAAACATTATCTTTTTGTATCCAATCACCGCGATATAATGCTTGACTCTTGCCTGTTACAGTATGTGCTATACATCAACGACTACGAAACTACCGAAATCACCTTTGGCGCTAACCTGATGTGCAATCCTCTGGTGGTGGATATAGGCAAGTCTAATAAGATGTTCCGTGTAGAGCGTGGCGGTAATATCAAAGACTTTTACAAGAGTTCTAAGCTTCTTTCAGAGTACATACGTCACGTCATCACCGAGAAGCACCAGAGCGTGTGGATAGCCCAGCGTAACGGTCGCACCAAGGATGGCAATGACATTACAGAACAGGGCATAATAAAGATGTTCTGCCTTAGTTGCATGAAAGACAAGATAAAGGCCCTTTCCGACCTAAACATTGTGCCTGTAGCCATCTCTTACGAATGGGAACCATGCGATATCCTAAAGGCCATCGAACTCTACGAATCGAGTTTCACCAAGTATATTAAGAAGCCCGGCGAAGACATTAACAGTATATTGACCGGCATAGTCCAGCGCAAGGGTAGGGTGAGTATTGAGATTTGCGAGCCTCTCTCAGATGCCGTTCTGCGTCAGTTTGCCGATTGCACCAACAGCGATTATCACCGTAAGGTGGCAGCTATCATAGATAGTTCTATACATTCGACTTATAAACTTATGCCCAACAATTATATAGCGCACGATATTAGATATGGTCAGCAGAAGTATAAACACCTCTATACGGCTGCCGAGAAGGCTTCATTCGTCCGCAGGTTAGACAAATTAAATATCTATGACGGTTGTGATGTTGAGGCTCTTAAGGATATATTCCTTGGGATATATGCTAATCCCATAGAAAATTGTGATAAATGA